A window of the Bradyrhizobium diazoefficiens genome harbors these coding sequences:
- a CDS encoding response regulator, giving the protein MKTCLVVDDSSIVRKVARRIVESLGFQVIEAEDGVEALVHCKKAMPEAILLDWNMPVMDGFQFLGTLRRMPGGEEPKVVFCTTETGIDHITKAMGGGANEYIMKPFDKDIVMAKFQEVGLIEREEETAV; this is encoded by the coding sequence ATGAAGACCTGTTTGGTGGTTGACGATTCCAGCATCGTTCGCAAGGTCGCCCGTCGCATCGTCGAGTCGCTGGGCTTTCAAGTCATTGAAGCGGAAGACGGCGTCGAGGCGCTGGTCCATTGCAAGAAGGCAATGCCGGAAGCCATCCTGCTCGACTGGAACATGCCTGTCATGGACGGCTTCCAGTTCCTGGGCACGCTGCGCCGCATGCCCGGCGGCGAAGAGCCCAAGGTCGTGTTCTGCACCACCGAGACCGGCATCGACCACATCACCAAGGCGATGGGCGGCGGTGCCAACGAGTACATCATGAAGCCATTCGACAAGGACATCGTGATGGCGAAATTCCAGGAAGTCGGGCTGATCGAACGCGAAGAAGAGACAGCTGTCTGA
- a CDS encoding CheR family methyltransferase — translation MNSPDYEYLRKLLKERSGLDLSSDKQYLIESRLLPLARKAGLSGIPELVQKLQGGSIALITSVVEAMTTNETFFFRDKVPFDHFRDTIMPEVLKARAGRRSVRIWCAAGSTGQEPYSLAMTLKEMGAALTGWRVEIIATDLSQEVLEKAKAGVYSQFEVQRGLPIQHLVKYFKPNGETWQINPELRAMIQHRQLNLLQDFSHLGTFDVIFCRNVLIYFDQETKINIFNRLARQIEPDGFLVLGAAETVVGLTDTFKPIVDRRGLYKPNDPRAAAAVAPAPRLAAMAGR, via the coding sequence GTGAATTCGCCCGACTACGAGTATCTGCGTAAGTTGTTGAAAGAGCGCTCCGGTCTCGACCTGTCCTCCGACAAGCAATATCTGATCGAAAGCCGCCTGCTGCCGCTGGCGCGCAAGGCCGGGCTGTCCGGTATCCCCGAGCTCGTGCAGAAGCTGCAAGGCGGCTCGATCGCGCTGATCACCAGCGTGGTCGAAGCCATGACCACGAACGAGACCTTCTTCTTCCGCGACAAGGTCCCGTTCGACCATTTCCGCGACACCATCATGCCGGAAGTCCTCAAGGCCCGTGCCGGCCGCCGCAGCGTGCGGATCTGGTGCGCCGCAGGCTCGACCGGGCAGGAGCCCTATTCGCTTGCGATGACCCTGAAGGAGATGGGCGCGGCGCTGACCGGCTGGCGCGTCGAGATCATCGCGACCGATCTCTCACAGGAAGTGCTGGAGAAGGCAAAGGCCGGCGTCTACAGCCAGTTCGAGGTGCAGCGCGGCCTGCCGATTCAGCATCTGGTGAAGTACTTCAAGCCGAATGGCGAAACCTGGCAGATCAACCCCGAGCTGAGGGCGATGATCCAGCACCGGCAGCTCAATCTGCTGCAGGATTTCTCCCACCTCGGCACGTTCGACGTCATCTTCTGCCGCAACGTGTTGATCTATTTCGACCAGGAAACCAAGATCAACATCTTCAACCGCTTGGCCCGCCAGATCGAGCCCGACGGCTTCCTGGTGCTCGGCGCGGCCGAAACCGTGGTCGGACTGACAGATACGTTCAAGCCGATTGTGGATCGCCGTGGCCTCTACAAGCCGAACGATCCACGTGCGGCGGCGGCCGTCGCCCCGGCGCCGCGGTTGGCGGCGATGGCAGGACGATAA
- a CDS encoding Hpt domain-containing protein, with translation MFDAAFAPAQGALDTAPLREPGAFNVLVREIGEDGAREVRAVFWSETSARLELFHTLGLGQHRGRIAREAHSLKSTATTFGYVRLATLALRLESTADTLDDAEFSDLLRQMDEAFTAAKAQESLG, from the coding sequence ATGTTCGACGCCGCTTTCGCGCCCGCGCAGGGCGCGCTCGATACCGCGCCCCTGCGCGAGCCCGGCGCGTTCAACGTGCTGGTGCGCGAGATCGGCGAGGACGGCGCCCGTGAAGTGCGCGCGGTGTTCTGGAGCGAGACGAGCGCGCGGCTCGAGCTGTTTCATACGCTCGGGCTCGGCCAGCATCGTGGCCGGATCGCGCGCGAGGCGCATTCGCTGAAGAGCACGGCCACGACGTTCGGCTATGTCAGGCTCGCGACGCTGGCGCTGCGGCTCGAGAGCACCGCCGACACCCTCGACGACGCCGAATTCAGCGATCTGCTGCGGCAGATGGATGAGGCCTTCACCGCCGCGAAGGCGCAGGAATCGCTGGGCTGA
- a CDS encoding hybrid sensor histidine kinase/response regulator, protein MDDLLREFLTETSESLDTVDNQLVKFEQEPNNAKILDNIFRLVHTIKGTCGFLGLPRLEALAHAGETLMGKFRDGMPVTGPAVTLILSSIDRIKEILAGLEATEAEPEGNDRDLIDKLEAMVEQGMAAMSASAQPIASGSAQPMPSGSAQPMPSASAQPIASGSAQPIASAGAAAPVAEAPPLVPEAPAAAAPAPAKAMSTGTLIDQTLERPLRPGEVSLDDLERAFRETAIEAPVPAPVAKVEVKAQPAPAAEAPAPAAKEAVKETAKEAAKAPKEKAAPKKSMADEGAAEGDRVANQSIRVNVDTLEHLMTMVSELVLTRNQLLEISRRNEDTEFKVPLQRLSNVTAELQEGVMKTRMQPIGNAWQKLPRIVRDLSSELGKQIDLEMHGADTELDRQVLDLIKDPLTHMVRNSADHGLETPAERLASGKGEQGTIRLSAYHEGGHIIICIADNGRGLNTERIKAKAISSGLVTEAELEKMSEAQIHKFIFAPGFSTAAAITSVSGRGVGMDVVRTNIDQIGGTIDIKSVAGEGSSVTIKIPLTLAIVSALIVEAAGDRFAIPQLSVVELVRARANSEHRIERIKDTAVLRLRNKLLPLIHLKKLLKIDDGAASDPENGFIVVTQVGSQTFGIVVDGVFHTEEIVVKPMSTKLRHIDMFSGNTILGDGAVIMIIDPNGIAKALGAAGSSAHDMADDNGAHHIGSGEQTTSLLVFRAGSSQPKAVPLGLVTRLEELPADKIEFSNGRYMVQYREQLMPLVAMESVTIASQGAQPILVFADDGRSMGLVVDEIIDIVEERLNIEVGGSASGILGSAVIKGQATEVIDVGHFLPMAFADWFTRKEMKPSMHSQAVLLVDDSAFFRNMLAPVLKAAGYRVRTAPTAQEGLAALRAQSFDVVLTDIEMPDMNGFEFAEVIRSDSNLGAMPIIGLSALVSPAAIERGRQAGFHDYVAKFDRPGLIAALKEQTAGAAGASDLSRAAA, encoded by the coding sequence ATGGATGATCTGTTGCGGGAGTTTCTGACGGAGACCAGCGAGAGCCTGGACACCGTCGACAATCAGCTGGTGAAGTTCGAGCAGGAGCCGAACAACGCCAAGATCCTGGATAACATCTTCCGCCTGGTCCACACCATCAAGGGTACGTGCGGCTTCCTCGGGCTGCCGCGGCTTGAAGCGCTGGCGCATGCCGGCGAGACGCTGATGGGCAAGTTCCGCGACGGCATGCCGGTGACGGGACCGGCGGTGACGCTGATCCTGTCCTCGATCGACCGCATCAAGGAAATTCTCGCAGGGCTCGAGGCGACCGAAGCCGAGCCCGAAGGCAACGACCGCGATCTCATCGACAAGCTCGAAGCGATGGTCGAGCAGGGCATGGCGGCTATGTCAGCGTCGGCGCAGCCGATCGCCTCAGGCTCGGCGCAGCCGATGCCGTCAGGCTCGGCGCAGCCGATGCCGTCAGCGTCGGCGCAGCCGATCGCCTCAGGCTCGGCGCAGCCGATCGCCTCAGCCGGTGCCGCCGCGCCCGTTGCGGAAGCGCCGCCGCTGGTGCCGGAAGCGCCCGCCGCCGCGGCGCCCGCGCCCGCCAAAGCGATGAGCACGGGCACGCTGATCGACCAGACCCTGGAGCGTCCGCTGCGTCCGGGCGAGGTCTCGCTCGACGATCTCGAGCGCGCCTTCCGCGAGACCGCGATCGAAGCGCCGGTGCCCGCGCCGGTCGCCAAGGTTGAAGTGAAGGCTCAGCCCGCGCCGGCTGCTGAAGCGCCGGCCCCCGCTGCCAAGGAAGCTGTGAAGGAAACTGCCAAGGAAGCTGCGAAGGCGCCCAAGGAGAAGGCCGCGCCGAAGAAGTCGATGGCCGACGAGGGGGCCGCCGAAGGCGACCGCGTCGCCAACCAGTCGATCCGCGTCAACGTGGATACGCTGGAGCATCTGATGACCATGGTCTCCGAGCTGGTGCTGACCCGCAACCAGCTGCTGGAGATCTCACGGCGCAACGAGGACACCGAGTTCAAGGTGCCGTTGCAGCGTCTCTCCAACGTCACCGCCGAGCTGCAGGAAGGCGTCATGAAGACGCGCATGCAGCCGATCGGCAATGCCTGGCAGAAGCTGCCCCGCATCGTCCGCGACCTCTCGAGCGAGCTCGGCAAGCAGATCGATCTGGAGATGCACGGCGCCGACACCGAGCTCGACCGCCAGGTGCTCGATCTGATCAAGGACCCGCTCACCCACATGGTGCGCAACTCCGCCGATCATGGCCTGGAGACCCCCGCCGAGCGTCTGGCCTCCGGCAAGGGCGAGCAGGGCACCATCCGTCTCTCCGCCTATCACGAGGGCGGCCACATCATCATCTGCATCGCCGACAACGGCCGCGGCCTCAACACCGAGAGGATCAAGGCCAAGGCGATCTCCTCAGGTCTCGTCACCGAGGCTGAGCTGGAGAAGATGTCGGAAGCCCAGATCCACAAGTTCATCTTCGCCCCGGGCTTCTCGACCGCGGCCGCCATCACCTCGGTGTCGGGGCGCGGCGTCGGCATGGACGTGGTCCGCACCAATATCGACCAGATCGGCGGCACCATCGACATCAAGTCGGTCGCCGGCGAGGGCTCCTCCGTCACCATCAAGATCCCGCTGACCTTGGCGATCGTCTCGGCGCTGATCGTGGAGGCCGCCGGCGACCGTTTTGCGATCCCGCAGCTCTCGGTGGTCGAGCTGGTGCGCGCCCGCGCCAACTCGGAGCACCGCATCGAGCGGATCAAGGACACGGCCGTCCTCAGGTTGCGCAACAAGCTCTTGCCGCTGATCCATCTGAAGAAGCTCCTCAAGATCGACGACGGTGCCGCCTCCGATCCCGAGAACGGCTTCATCGTGGTCACGCAGGTCGGCAGCCAGACTTTTGGCATCGTCGTCGACGGCGTGTTCCACACCGAAGAGATCGTGGTCAAGCCGATGTCGACGAAGCTCCGTCACATCGACATGTTCTCGGGCAATACCATTTTGGGCGATGGCGCGGTCATCATGATCATCGACCCCAACGGCATTGCCAAGGCGCTCGGCGCCGCCGGCTCCTCGGCCCATGACATGGCCGACGACAATGGTGCGCACCACATCGGAAGTGGCGAGCAGACCACCTCGCTGCTGGTGTTCCGCGCCGGCTCGTCCCAGCCCAAGGCGGTTCCGCTCGGGCTCGTCACCCGTCTGGAAGAGCTTCCGGCCGACAAGATCGAGTTCTCCAACGGCCGCTACATGGTGCAGTACCGCGAGCAGCTGATGCCGCTGGTGGCGATGGAGAGCGTCACCATCGCGTCCCAGGGCGCGCAACCGATCCTGGTGTTCGCCGATGACGGCCGCTCCATGGGTCTCGTCGTCGACGAGATCATCGACATCGTCGAGGAGCGGCTCAACATCGAGGTCGGCGGCTCGGCTAGCGGCATCCTGGGCTCGGCCGTGATCAAGGGCCAGGCCACCGAGGTGATCGACGTCGGCCACTTCCTGCCGATGGCGTTCGCCGACTGGTTCACCCGCAAGGAGATGAAGCCGTCGATGCACTCGCAGGCGGTGCTGCTGGTCGACGACTCAGCCTTCTTCCGCAACATGCTGGCGCCGGTGCTCAAGGCCGCCGGCTACCGCGTCCGCACCGCGCCGACCGCGCAGGAGGGCCTGGCAGCGCTCCGCGCCCAGAGCTTCGACGTGGTCCTGACCGACATCGAGATGCCCGACATGAACGGGTTCGAGTTTGCGGAAGTGATCCGCTCCGACAGCAATCTGGGCGCGATGCCGATCATCGGCCTCTCGGCGCTGGTGTCGCCGGCCGCGATCGAGCGCGGCCGTCAGGCCGGCTTCCACGACTATGTCGCCAAGTTCGACCGTCCCGGTCTGATCGCGGCGCTGAAGGAACAGACCGCGGGCGCCGCCGGCGCCTCCGATCTGAGCCGGGCAGCGGCCTGA
- a CDS encoding PilZ domain-containing protein → MAEDGKGAERVTFSRGYDVCIMAIDGTWRRDCTLNAISDTDAILTVEGSIQGLNLKEFFLLLSSTGLAYRRCELVRVNGAEMDIQFLRGKNRKKRGAAGGHDAAA, encoded by the coding sequence ATGGCCGAGGATGGCAAGGGCGCAGAGCGCGTCACATTCAGTCGGGGTTATGATGTCTGCATCATGGCCATCGACGGCACGTGGCGGCGCGACTGCACCCTCAATGCGATTTCCGACACCGATGCCATCCTCACGGTGGAAGGCTCGATCCAGGGGTTGAACCTCAAGGAGTTCTTCCTGCTGCTGTCGTCCACCGGCCTTGCCTATCGCCGCTGCGAGCTGGTGCGCGTCAACGGCGCCGAGATGGACATCCAGTTCCTGCGCGGCAAGAACCGCAAGAAGCGCGGCGCGGCCGGCGGCCATGATGCCGCGGCCTGA
- a CDS encoding chemotaxis protein CheW codes for MSKKMQTGEGAMVEYVTAMIGGQLFGLPISRVQDVFMPERVTRVPLSSREIAGVLNLRGRIVTVVDMRARLGLPKPEDGKTAMAVGVDMRGESYGLLIDQIGEVLRLSEDGKEDNPVNLDPRMAKLAGGVHRLDGQLMVVLDVDRVLELAPEMMAA; via the coding sequence ATGAGCAAGAAGATGCAAACCGGCGAAGGCGCCATGGTCGAGTACGTCACCGCGATGATCGGCGGCCAGCTGTTCGGCCTGCCGATCTCCCGCGTCCAGGACGTGTTCATGCCCGAGCGCGTCACCCGCGTCCCCCTGTCCTCGCGCGAGATCGCGGGCGTGTTGAACCTGCGCGGCCGCATCGTCACCGTGGTCGACATGCGCGCCCGGCTCGGCCTGCCCAAGCCGGAAGACGGCAAGACGGCGATGGCGGTCGGCGTCGACATGCGCGGTGAATCCTATGGCCTCCTGATCGACCAGATCGGCGAAGTGCTGCGCCTGTCCGAAGACGGCAAGGAAGACAACCCGGTCAACCTCGACCCCCGCATGGCCAAGCTCGCCGGCGGCGTCCACCGTCTCGACGGTCAGCTCATGGTCGTCCTCGATGTCGATCGCGTCCTCGAGCTCGCGCCCGAGATGATGGCGGCCTGA
- a CDS encoding Crp/Fnr family transcriptional regulator has protein sequence MVRPSNGFLSALSADDYELIHAHLRTVDLPHDAVLVETGETLERAYFPHRGVISLVVKLAKGEHVQVAMVGRGSLLGTLSTMGDAEALNTAVVLVPGVASVMDLDRLRIAAEQSSTLRTLLTRHGLAVYAQVQQTAGCNAAHPVEARLSRCLLHTHDLSGDYRLLLTQEAMAQMIGARRNSVSLVANTLQQADFIHYSRGHIQILNLDGLRQTACECYATVKAQYDRLLGP, from the coding sequence ATGGTACGCCCATCCAACGGTTTCCTGTCGGCACTGTCGGCAGACGATTATGAATTGATCCATGCACATCTGCGCACGGTCGACCTGCCGCACGACGCCGTGCTGGTCGAAACCGGTGAGACGCTCGAGCGCGCCTATTTCCCGCACCGTGGCGTGATCTCGCTGGTCGTGAAACTTGCCAAGGGCGAGCATGTGCAGGTGGCCATGGTCGGCCGCGGCAGCCTGCTCGGGACACTCTCGACCATGGGCGATGCCGAAGCGCTGAACACCGCGGTCGTGCTGGTTCCCGGCGTCGCGTCGGTAATGGACCTCGACCGGCTGCGCATCGCGGCCGAACAGAGCTCCACCCTGCGGACGCTGCTGACGCGCCACGGGCTCGCGGTCTACGCGCAGGTGCAGCAGACGGCGGGCTGCAACGCGGCGCATCCGGTGGAGGCGCGGCTGTCACGCTGCCTGCTGCACACCCATGATCTGTCGGGCGACTACCGGTTGCTGCTGACCCAGGAGGCCATGGCGCAGATGATCGGGGCGCGGCGCAACAGCGTGTCGCTGGTCGCCAATACCTTGCAGCAAGCCGATTTCATCCACTACAGCCGCGGACACATCCAGATCCTCAATCTGGATGGGCTGCGCCAGACGGCGTGCGAATGCTATGCCACGGTCAAGGCCCAGTACGACCGGCTGCTTGGGCCCTGA
- a CDS encoding response regulator transcription factor, producing the protein MVEQTSRGEIFVVDDDPAVRDTLSMVLKAAGYEVICFADGAALLSVARSRTPAAVLLDVHIPGKSGLDILKELHGEDYPAPIFMISGQGDIAMAVGAIKSGALDFIEKPFRGSEIVGRLDEAIGAYARRQSENASPKFGSLHFPGREPLTRREREVLEQFAAGASNKEAGRTLGISPRTIEDHRANIMKKLGARNAADLIRIVMTAAQRAS; encoded by the coding sequence ATGGTCGAACAAACCTCCCGTGGTGAGATCTTCGTGGTCGATGACGACCCGGCTGTTCGCGACACCCTGTCGATGGTGTTGAAGGCGGCGGGTTATGAGGTGATCTGTTTTGCGGACGGCGCAGCACTGCTCTCCGTTGCGCGAAGCCGCACGCCGGCCGCCGTTCTGCTCGACGTGCACATTCCGGGAAAGTCGGGCCTCGATATTCTCAAGGAGCTGCACGGCGAAGACTATCCTGCGCCGATCTTCATGATCTCCGGCCAGGGCGACATTGCGATGGCGGTGGGCGCCATCAAGAGCGGCGCGCTCGATTTCATCGAGAAGCCGTTCCGCGGCAGCGAGATCGTCGGCCGGCTGGACGAGGCGATCGGCGCTTATGCACGCCGGCAGTCGGAGAATGCGTCGCCGAAATTCGGCTCGCTGCATTTCCCCGGACGTGAGCCGCTGACCCGCAGGGAGCGCGAGGTGCTCGAGCAGTTCGCTGCCGGTGCCTCCAACAAGGAGGCCGGTCGTACCCTCGGCATCAGCCCGCGCACCATCGAGGATCACCGCGCCAACATCATGAAGAAGCTCGGCGCCCGCAATGCCGCCGACCTGATCCGGATCGTGATGACCGCGGCCCAGCGCGCGTCGTAA
- a CDS encoding response regulator, whose protein sequence is MPRSSLSPIPSNLPDVAERRALQLLVVDDDATQRSLITVAAKQAGHEVAVAPSVAEAIEKLRAARFDCVTLDLVLEDGDGVDVLREMAAAKFTGSVIVISGMDGKRRSAARSFARSVGIELQSLPKPLDLAALRISLANLGKTAMGLPTIHTWGGVATDAIVERHRA, encoded by the coding sequence ATGCCAAGAAGCTCTCTCTCCCCCATCCCGTCAAACCTGCCCGACGTCGCCGAGCGGCGCGCGCTTCAGCTCCTGGTGGTCGATGACGACGCCACGCAGCGCAGCCTGATCACGGTTGCCGCCAAGCAGGCCGGCCACGAAGTCGCCGTCGCACCATCGGTTGCGGAAGCCATCGAAAAGCTGCGCGCGGCGCGTTTCGACTGCGTGACGCTCGATCTCGTGCTGGAGGATGGCGACGGCGTCGACGTGCTGCGCGAGATGGCGGCGGCGAAATTCACCGGCTCCGTGATCGTGATCAGCGGCATGGACGGCAAGCGCCGCAGTGCCGCCCGCAGCTTCGCCCGCTCCGTCGGGATCGAACTTCAGAGCCTGCCGAAGCCGCTGGATCTTGCTGCGCTGCGCATCAGCCTCGCCAATCTCGGCAAGACGGCGATGGGCCTGCCGACGATCCATACCTGGGGCGGCGTCGCGACTGACGCGATCGTGGAGCGGCACCGCGCCTGA